Genomic window (Stenotrophomonas maltophilia):
CGGCTTCGCCGCCGAAACCCACGACGTGGAGAAATATGCACGTGGCAAGCTGGTCGACAAGCGCCTGGACCTGGTGATCGCCAACCAGGTCGGCATCAGCGGCGGCGGTTTCGAGAGCGACAACAATGCCGCCACGGCCTTCTGGCAGGACGGTGAACAGGTATTCCCGGCCACCTCCAAGCGTGAGCTGGCCGAACAACTGCTGGCGCTGATCGCGCGGAGACTCCAGGCATGACCCAGGCTTTCACTTCCCAACCGCTGCAGGTCAAGCTGCTCGATCCGCGCTTCGGCGACAGCTGGCCGCTGCCGGCCTACGCCACCGAAGCCAGCGCCGGCATGGACCTGCGCGCGGCGCTGGATACCGCGCTGACCCTGCAGCCGGGCGACACCGCGCTGGTGCCCAGCGGCCTGGCCATCCACATTGCCGACCCGAACCTGTGCGCGGTGATCCTGCCGCGCTCGGGGCTGGGCCATCGCCATGGCATCGTGCTCGGCAATGGCACCGGTCTGATCGACGCCGACTACCAGGGCCCGCTGCTGATCAGCGTCTGGAACCGTGGCCGCGAGGCCTTCACCATCGAGCCGGGTGATCGCATCGCGCAGCTGGTGGTGGTGCCGATTGCCCGCGTCAGCCTGCAGGTGGTGGATACTTTCACCGACAGCGTGCGGGGAACGGGTGGATTCGGCCATACCGGGGTGCGTTGACGGGGGACATCGATGAGCGGCATCGGGGAAGGACAGCGGGGACGGTCGTTGGGACGCAGCGCGCCACTATTGGGGGTGCTGCTGGTCCTGCTGGCTGGCTGGTTCGGATGGAGCGCGGTGCAGCAATGGCGCCAGGAGGCCAACGGCCAGGCGCTGGAAGAAGCACGTGACCAGGCGGTGCAGGGCCTGCAGGAGGCGGCCGTCGGCCAGCTGAAGCAGCTGCAGCAGCAACTGAAGAACGAACGCGTGCAGCAGGCGTTGCAGGCCGGTGATGCCGCGGCAGCGGCGCTGGCCGTGCGCGAGAGCTGGACCGGCGTGGAGCAGGCTGACGTGCTGACCGCCGATCTGGCCAACGCCTACGCCGACCCGGCCGCCTTTGGCTATGCGCGATTGGCGCTGCTGGAAGCGGCATTGGCCGAAGGCAAGCCCAGCCTGCGCGTGGTCCGCGATGGCGGTGGCAATCGCCTGGGCCTGGCAGCGCCGGTGCAACTGGGCAGTCTCGGCCCGGCGGTGCTGTATGTGCGCCAGCCGTTGCTGCGGCTGACCTCACCGCTGGATCAGGTCAGCGCGCCGTCGACGGGTTTCCTCGGATTGCGCCAGGGCGCGCACGACCTCGTCGCCCAGGGCGATTCCAGCCTGGCGGAAAGCGCCGAGGCACTGGCACGGCCGGTCACCGGTACACCGCTGCGGCTGGTCGCCGCCGTACCCAATGTCGAACCCGGTCCGCTGGGCCTGGGTTCGCTGGCCAGCGCCATCGTCGCGCTGCTGCTGGCGTTCATCGCCGTGCTGCTGGTTGTCGGTCGCGGCCGCCTGCCGAAGACATTGCCGCTGCCGCGCCGTGCGGCCGTGGCGGAAGCGGATCATGGCCCGACCCTGAGCGAGAGCCTGCAGATGGCGCCGCCGCCGGTGGCCGAGGCCAGCACAACTGAAAGTGCACCGCCGCCTCCGCCGCCCGTTCCGGCCGAGGAACTGGCGGCCGGCATCTTCCGCGCCTACGACATCCGCGGCGTGGTTGGTAGCCAACTGACGCCGAAGACGGCGGCGCTGATCGGCCAGGCCATCGGCACCGTGGCGTTGGAGCAGGGGCTGCGCGAGGTGGTGATCGGTCGCGATGGCCGTCTGTCCGGACCGGAGTTGGCTGCAGGCCTGGCCGAGGGCCTGCGTCGCGCCGGTTGCGCGGTGATCGACATCGGCCTGGCGCCGACGCCGCTGGTGTACTACGCCGCCTTCCATCTGCGTACCGGCACCTGCGTGGCGGTCACCGGCAGTCATAACCCGCCCGAGTACAACGGCTTCAAGGTTGTCATCGGCGGTGAAACGCTGTCCGGTGATGCGATCACCGATCTCTACCAGCGCATCGTCGAGGGCCGGCTGGTGCAGGCGGCCGAACCGGGCGATTACCAGCAGCGCGATGTCAGTGCCGACTACATCCAGCGCATTGCCGACGACGTGCAGCTGGACCGCCCGTTGAAGGTGGTGGCCGATGCGGGCAATGGCGTCGCCGGCGCGCTTGCACCGCAGCTGCTGGAAGCGATCGGTGCGGAAGTCATTCCGCTGTACTGCGATGTTGACGGTACCTTCCCCAATCATCATCCCGACCCGAGCGAACCGGCCAACCTGGAAGACCTGGTGCAGACGGTCAAGCGCTTCGGCGCCGACCTCGGCGTCGCCTTTGATGGCGATGGCGATCGACTGGGCGTGGTCACCGGCGAAGGCAGGATCATCTATGCCGACCGCCTGCTGATGCTGTTCGCCGCCGATGTGCTGATGCGCAACCCCGGCGCGATGGTGATCTACGACGTGAAGTGCACCGGCAAGCTGTCCGACCACGTGCTGCGCAATGGCGGCAGCCCGCTGATGTGGAAGACCGGGCATTCGCTGATGAAGGCGAAGATGCGCGAGACCGACGCCGAGCTGGCTGGCGAGATGAGCGGCCACTTCTTCTTCAAGGAGCGCTGGTTCGGTTTCGACGATGGCCTGTATGCGGCTGCGCGCCTGCTGGAGATCCTGGCCCAGCGCGAGGAGACCCCGGACGAGGTGCTGGGCGAACTGCCGGAGATGGTGGCCACGCCGGAACTGAAGGTGCCGGTGGCCGACGGTACGCCGCATGCGCTGGTGGCGATGCTGGTGGCGGCGGCGCAGTCTCCGGACAACCCGTATGTGGGCGGCCGCCTGTCGACCATCGACGGCTTGCGCGTGGACTTCCCCGATGGCTGGGGCCTGGTGCGTGCTTCCAATACCACGCCGGTGCTGGTGCTGCGCTTCGAGGGCAACGACGAGGCGGCACTGGAACGCATCCAGGCGTTGTTCCGCAGCCAGCTGCAGCCGGTGCTGGGCGACACCCCGCTGGGGTTCTGAGGTGGGGCCGGGCTTCGCCCGGCACCCGCCGAATCAACGTCAACGTCAACGTCAAAGGCCGGCTATCCGGGGGATGGCGGGGCGGTGTCGGAGTGCGGGGACGCAGCAAGTACGTCCCTGTAAGCTTGGCAGCCGCATCCATGCGGCTGACACCCCGCACTCTGACACCGCCCCACCCCTGACAATGTCCTGGAGCTGTTGGTAGGTGTCGACCTTGGTCGACACACCCTCACCCCTTGAACCGCAAACCCACGCCCGGTTCGGTGAACAGGTAGCGCGAATCCAGCGCTGAATCGCCCAGCTTGTGCCGCAGCTTGCCGACCAGGATGCGCAGGTAGTGGGTGTCGTGCTGGTGGGTCGGCCCCCAGATCTCCTGCAGGATCTGCGGCTGGGTCACCACCCGTCCCGCGTTGCGCAGCAGCAGCGACAGCAACGCGTATTCCTTGCGGGTCAATGCCACCGGCTCGCCATCGAGGGCGACCTCGCGTCGCACCAGGTCCACATGCAGGTGGCCATCGTCGAACACCGGCGGTGTGCCGTCGCTGGGCACGCTGCGCGTGCGCAGCAGCGCCCGCACCCGCGCCATCAGCTCCTGCGTGCCGAACGGCTTGGTCACGTAGTCGTTGGCGCCGGTGTCCAGCGCCCGTACCTTCTCGGCCTCGCCCGCACGCACGGTCAGCATGATCACCGGCACCTGGCTCCACTGCCGCAGCTGCTCAAGTACCTCGTGGCCTTCCATGTCCGGCAGGCCGATATCCAGGATCACCAGATCCATGTCCTCGCTGGCGGCCAGCTGCAGGCCTTCCTGGCCGGTGACGGCCTGCCGCACCTGGTAGCCCTGCGCGCGCAGGCTGATATCCAGGAACCGGCGGATCTGGGTTTCATCATCGATCACCAGCACGCGCGCGGCCGGCACGCTGGCGTCAATCGGGGTCGGGCTCATCGTGGGAGGCTGGCTTGAGCAGGGGCAGGGTGATGCGGATCAGGGTACCGCGACCATCGCGTCCGGGCAGCGCCTGCACGCTGCCGCCATGTGCGCCGATCATGCCCTGGCAGATGGTCAGGCCCAGGCCGGTGCCGTGGCGGCCACGGTCACCGCGTTCGACGCTGTAGAACATGTCGAAGATGCGCGCGCGCTCGTCGTCGGGAATGCCGGGGCCGGCATCGATCACGTCGATGCGCAGCTGGCCGTCCAGCTCGCGCGCCTGTACCTGCACGGCGGCGTCGGGCGGCGAGAACTTGGCCGCGTTCTCCATCACGTTGAACACCGCCTGTTCGACCAGTGCCGGGTGTACCCAGATTGGTGCCAGCGTGGCCGGAATATCCAGCTCCAGCCGCACCTTGGGCTGGTAGCGCTGCAGGCGCCGCGCTGCCGAGCCGATCAGTTCGTCCACGCCGATCCAGTCACGGTTGATCTTCAATCCTTCGTGGCCGAGGCGGGTCATGTCCAGCAGGTTCTGGATGTAGCGGTCCAGCCGTTCGCCCTCGACCAGGATGGTGTCCAGCAGGGCACGGCGATCGGCCGTATCCATTGCCGCACCATAGCTGGCCAGGCTGTCGGCCGAGCCGATCATCGCCGCCAGCGGCGAGCGCAGGTCGTGCGACACCGAAGAGAGCAGGGCCGAGCGCAATCGCTCGGTCTCGTTGCTGACGTGGGCCTGTTCCAGTTCGGCCACCAGCCGCGTGCGCAGCGCGGCCTGCGCGATGTCGTCGACCATTGCTTCGGCCAGCTGCCGTTGTTCGGGCAGCAGGCGTGCCTGTGCACCAGGCAGGTACAGGCCGGCCACGCCGATCGCGCGGTCTTCTCCATCCAGCAGCGGCAGGAACCACCACTGCGCACCGGCCAGGGTATCGGTGAAGCGGCCACTGGGCTGGCCATGGCGCAGCGCCCAGTCGGCGGCGGCCAGGTCGGTGTCGCCGGGCTGGCTGCGGCCTCCGGTTGCGGTATCGGCGCCGATCCGCAGCCACGCCGGCACGTCCATGGCCTGTTCCAGTGCGTGTCGACCCGCCTGTGCCACCTCGCCGTTGCCGGCGGCACTGGCCAGCTGACGGCCCAGCTGCTGGCGCGCACGTGCATGGCGGTTGGCCGCACGCAGCGCGATCACCTGCATGCGCAGGCGCGAGGCCAGGCGCCCGGCCACCAGTGCCGCGGCCAGGAACAGGAACACGGTGATCACGCCCTGGCGTGCACCGATGGCGAAGGTGAAGCGCGGCGCGATGAACAGGAAGTTGTAGGCGAGGAAGCACAGGATCGCCGCCATCACTGCCACGCTGGCGCGCGTGCGCGCAGCCACCAGCACCACCGCAACGATGAACACCATCGACAGGTCGGCCATGCCCACCCAGCGTTCGGCCAGCCATGCCACCGCACAGGCCAGCGCGGTAGCGATCAGTGCCTGCGCCGGTTCGTAGCTGATGCCGCGCATCGGTGGTAGCAGACCCTCGCGGCGCGAGCGCGCCCGCGCCTGCGGCGTGCTGATGATGGTGATCTCGTAATGCGCGCCGCGCTGGATCAGCTGCTGGGTCAGGGTGCGGTTGAACATCCGCGCCAGCGGACGTTCGCGGGTCCGGCCCAGCACCAGGGTCGACACGCCGTTGTGTGCGGCATGGTCGAGCAGGGCATCGGCGATGCTCGATCCGTGCAGCAGTTCGGCGTCGCCGCCCAGGCGCCGTGCCAGTGCGAAGGCCGCATCGATCTCGCGCCGGGTCGCCTCGTCCTGGCGCCGGCCCTGCACGGTCACCACCGTCCACGGTGCATCGCGGCGTTCGGCGATGCGACGCGCCACGCGCACCAGGTATTCACTCTGACCGCCGCCATCAATGGCCACCAGCACGCCGCGCCGCAGCGGCAGGTTGCTCTCGCCACGCGCGGCGCGTGCTTCGCGCAGGCTGCTGTCGACGCGGTCGGCCGCTTCCTGCATCGCCAGTTCGCGCAGCGCGGTCAGGTTGGCTGGCGAGAAGAATGCCTGCAGGGCCTGCGCAGCCTGTTCGGGCACATAGACCTTGCCCTGCTGCAGGCGTGCGATCAGTTCGCGCGGCGGCAGGTCGACCAGCACGATGTCGTGCAGGCGGTCGAGCACACCGTCCGGCACGGTCTCGCTGACGCGCACGCCGGTGATGCGCATCACCACATCGTTGAGGCTTTCCAGATGCTGGATGTTGACCGTGGTCCAGACGTCGATGCCGGCATCCAGCAGTTCCATCACATCCTGCCAGCGCCGCTCATGGCGGCTGCCGGGCGCATTGCGATGGGCCAGTTCGTCTACCAGCACCAGCGCCGGATGCCGTGCCAGCACGGCATCCAGGTCCATCTCCTGCAGGGTGTGGCCGTGGTAGGCCACTGCCTTCAGCGGCAGCTGCGGCAGGCCCTCCAGCAGTGCCTGGGTATCGGCGCGGCCATGGGTTTCCACCAGACCTACCACCAGGTCGACACCGCGGCGCAGCTGTTCCTGTGCGCGGGTCAGCATGGTGTAGGTCTTGCCCACGCCCGGCGCCGCACCGAGGAACACGGTCAGCTTGCCGCCGGCTTCGCGTTGCAGGCCTTCGACCAGGGCGTCGGCCTGGCGGGTTCGTGCATCAGTCATGGGGGCCGCTGTCATGGCCGCCATTGTGCGCGCAGCCGATGCAGGCCGGCATCACGGTGCCTTGGCCGCATGGTCCAGCGCGAAGTTCAGCGTCACCACGTTCACCCGCGGCTGGCCGAACAGGCCCCATTGGCGCCCTTCGGTGTGCGCCTGCACCAGGGCCTGCACGCGCTCCACCGGCAGGCCACGGGCACGCGCCACGCGTGCCACCTGCAGCTGTGCCGCCGCCGGCGACAGCTGCGGGTCCAGGCCACCGGCAGACTGGGTGACCAGGTCCGCAGGTACCTGCGCCGGGGCGACGCCTTCGCGCGCGGCGACCGCGGCAGTGCTGGCGGCAACACGTTCGGCCAACGCCGGGTTGCTGCGCGCCATGTTGGAACCGGCCGCGGCCATCGGGTCGTAGTTGGCCGCTGACGGACGCGCCTGGAAGTAGCCGTCACCGGTGAACGGCTGCGACAGCCATGCCGAGCCGCGCACCTGGCCGCTGCCATCGCGCAGCAGGCTGCCTTCGGCCTGGGTCGGGTACGCCAGCCCGGCAAAACCGGTGGCGATACCGGCGTAGACCGCACCGGCCAGCAGCAGGGTGGCCAGGCCCAGGCCAATCGCCGGGCGCCAGCTGGCGCCATCCTGCAGGCTGGCCACGCGGGCCTCGGCTTTCTGTTCGCGCGGAAGGGAAGACGAAGTGGAAACAGTACGGTTCATGCGCCGAATACCAGGACAAGAAGAAGGTCGATCGCCTTGATCGCCGCGAACGGCAGCAGCACGCCACCCAGGCCGTACACCAGCATGTTCCGGCGCAGCAGCGCCGTTGCGGTGGCCGGGCGGAAGCGCACGCCACGCAGGGCGAGCGGGATCAGGGCGGGAATCACCAGGGCGTTGAAGATCAGCGCCGCCAGCACCGCATTGCGCGGGCTCGACAGCTGCATCACGTTCAATGCGGCCATGGTCGGCACGGCGGCGGCGAACAGCGCCGGCAGGATCGCGAAGTACTTGGAGACGTCGTTGGCCAGCGAGAAGGTGGTCAGCGCGCCGCGGGTGATCAGCTGCTGCTTGCCCACTTCCACCACCGCCAGCAGCTTGGCCGGGTCCGAATCCAGGTCGACCATGTTGCCGGCCTCCTTCGCCGCCTGCGTACCGGAGTTCATCGCCAGGCCGATGTCGGCCTGTGCCAGCGCCGGGGCGTCGTTGGTGCCATCGCCGACCATCGCCACCAGGCGGCCGCCGGCCTGCTCCTGGCGGATGCGCGCCAGCTTGTCTTCCGGACGGGCTTCGGCGATGTAGTCATCAACGCCGGCCTCGGCAGCGATGGCGGCGGCGGTCAGCGGGTTGTCGCCGGTGATCATCACCGTGCGGATGCCCATCGCCCGCAGCTGCGCGAACTTCTCGCGCATGCCGTGCTTGACCACGTCCGACAGCTCGATCACGCCCAGCACGTGGCGGCCCTCGGCCACCACCAGCGGGGTGGCACCGTTACGCGCCACTTGCTCCACGCGTCCGGCCAGTTCAGCCGGCACGCTGCCGCCCAGCGCCTGCACGTGGGCACGGATCGCATCGGCGGCGCCCTTGCGGATCTGCCGCCCATGTTCCAGATCCACGCCGGACATGCGGGTCTGCGCACTGAAGGCCAGGTAGTCGGCATGGTCCGGCTCGGCGGTGGCGCAGCCCTGTTCGCGCGCCAGGCGCACGATCGACTTGCCTTCCGGGGTGGGGTCGGCCAGCGAAGAGAGCAGTGCTGCTTCGCGCAGCTGGCTGGCGTCGATGCCGGCCAGCGGATGGAAATGGCTGGCCTGGCGGTCGCCGTAGGTGATGGTGCCGGTCTTGTCCAGCAGCAGCACGTCGACGTCGCCGGCCACTTCCACCGCCTTGCCCGACTTGGCCAGCACGTTGGCGGCCAGCGCACGGTTCATGCCGGCGATGCCGATGGCCGGCAGCAGCCCGCCAATGGTGGTCGGGATCAGGCACACCAGCAGCGCGATCAGCAGCAGCGGATCGACCTTGACGCCCACCGAGGCACCAATGGCCGGCAACGTGGCCACCACCACCAGGAAGGTCAGCGTCATCGCCGCCAGCAGCAGGGTCAGCGCGATCTCGTTGGGGGTCTTCTGCCGGTTGGCACCTTCCACCAGCGCGATCATGCGGTCCAGGAAGCTGTGGCCCGGCTCGGCGGTCACCCGCACGATGATCTGGTCGGACAGCACCTTGGTGCCACCGATCACACCGGAACGGTCGGTACCGGCCTCGCGCAGCACCGGTGCCGATTCGCCGGTCACCGCTGCTTCGTTGATGGTGGCCAGGCCCTGCACGATTTCGCCATCGGCCGGCACCAGCTCACCGGCACTGACGATCACATGGTCGCCCGGGCGCAGTTCGGCGGCCGGCACCTGGGTTTCGGCGGCGCCCGGCTGCGGCGTGGCCAGCCGGCGTGCCACCAGGTCCTGGCGGGCACGCCGCAGCGACGCGGCCTGGCCACGGCCACGTGCTTCGGCCACCGCCTCGGCGAAGTTGCCGAACAGCACGGTCACCAGCAGGATCGCGGTCACCGCCAAGCCGAAGCCCAGTGGCGCATTGCCGGCCAGGGTGACGATCGCGGCGACGATCGTGCCGGCCATCACCACCGCCATCACCGGGCTGCGTACCAGGTGCATCGGCGACAGCTTGCGCACCGCTTCGACCAGCGCACGGCGCAGGCCGGCGCCATCGAGCAGGGCAGGGCGCGCTGCATGGGTACTACGGGTTGAACTTGCTTGGGTACTCATCAGGGTGTCCTTAGTGCAGTCCCAGGCTCAGGTGGTCGGCGATCGGGCCGAGTACCAGCGCCGGCATGAACTGCAGCACGGTCAGGATGACGATCACCGAGACCAGGGTCAGGGCGAAGGTCGGGGTTTCGATCTGCAGGCTGCCGGCAGACTCCGGGGCCTGGCGCTTGGCAGCCAGCTGTGCGGCCACCACCAGCGGAATGATCAACAGCGGGAAGCGGCCCAGCAGCAGTACCAGCGAGCAGCTCAGGTTCCACCACAGCGTGGCGTCGCCCAGCCCTTCGAAGCCCGAGCCGTTGTTGGCGTAGGCCGAGACGTACTCGTAGAACACCTGGCTGATGCCATGGAAACCGGGGTTGGAGGTGCCGGCCAGGCCGGGCACGGCCAGGGTGATCGCAGTGAACACCAGCAGGGTGATCGGCTGCAGCAGTACCAGCAGGGCCAGCAGGCGCACCTGTGGCGTCTCCAGCTTGCGGCCGAACAGTTCCGGCGTACGTCCGGTCATCAACCCGGCCAGGAACACACCCAGCAGCAGGTACACGATGAACTGCTGCAGGCCACAACCGATGCCGCCCCAGATCGCGCTGACCAGCATGTTGACCATCGCGATGCCGCCACTCAGCGGTGCCAGCGAATCATGCATGCCGTTGACCGAACCGTTGGAGACCTGGGTGGTCACCGCCGCCCACAGCGCAGTGCCGTCGGCGCCGAAGCGCACTTCCTTGCCTTCCATCAGCAGCGGGGTGGCGGCGCTGGCGCTATGCCCTTCGCTCCACATCATCGCGCCGGTGGACAGCAGCGACATGCCCAGCATGCAACTGAACACCAGGGCGCCGAAACGACGCCGGCCGGTGAACGCGCCGATCATGAAGATCACCGCCATCGGCACCAGCAGGATGCCAAGGATTTCCAACGCATTCGAAACCGGCGTCGGGTTCTCCAGTGGGAAGCTGCTGTTCGGGCCGTACCATCCGCCACCGTTGGCTCCCAGCTGCTTGGCCGCGACCATTGCCGCGACCGGGCCCAACGGCAGCTTCTGTTCGGCCATGCCGGCGCTGGCGTCGATCGGCGTGGCCTGAGGGCCACCGGCCATCGTCGACGGCACGCCCTGGCTGGTCAGCAACAGTGTCCATACCAGGCACAGCGGCAGCAGGAAGCGCACGCACAGGCGCACCACGTCCACATAGTAGTTGCCTACCGCCACCTGGCGGTCATCGCCGGTACCCGTCGCCGCGGCCTGCGGCGCACGCGAGAACAACGCGCGCAGCGTCGCCACAGCCAGCGCCAGGCCCATCATCGGCGTCACCACCTGCAGACCGGTGATGCCGGTCATCTGCGAGAGGTAGGACAGCTGGGCCTGGCCCGAATAGTGCTGCTGGTTGGTGTTGGTCAGGAACGAGATCATCGTGTGCAGCGCGGTGTCCCAGCGCATGTTCGGGATCTGGTCCGGATTCAGCGGCAGCCAGGCCTGGGTCATGAACACCGCCTGGGTCAGTACCGCAACCACCACGTTGCTCAGGACGAAGGCCAGCACGTAGCCGCGCCAGGACATCGAGCGCGACGGATCGACGCCGAACACCCTGTACAGCGGCTTCTCGATCCAGTGGAACAGCACGTCGACCTTCATCGGCGTGCCACGCATCACGCGGGCCAGGTACAGGCCCAGCGGCCACGCCAGCAGCAGGCTGGCGGCAATAATCACAAGCATCTCAGTCATGGCCGGCTCCGCTCAGAACGACTCGGGCCGCAGCACGACATAAAGAAGATAGGCGGCGGCGACCAGCACCAGCACGCCACACAACAACGACAGCCAGGGGGACATTGCAATAGCGTCCTGGTGGAACCCCTCCACCTCAGGCCGCCATCGTCGTCCTGCCCCCCATAAACGCACTACGCGCCGGACCGGGCCGACGCGTAAAGAGTGCATAAATTCCGTGGGCCATGCCGTAACCAGGCCACGGGTAGCGCCGGGCCATGCCCGGCGGCAGGAGCGTCGTCAGCCTGCCGGGGCGGCCGGCGCCACGCCCTTCAGCTCGCGATAGCGCTGCAGGGTGCTGTCGATTTCGGCCTTCAGCGCCTGCTGCTGCTGCAGGAACCCGGCCTGCAGGCGCTGCTGCGACTGCAGCTGCACGTGCCGCTGGCGGATCGCCTCGGCCTGCTTGTCGGCCACCTTGGCACCGGCCAGTTCACGGTCACCGGCGGCCGACAGCAGCGCCACCAGCGACTCGCGCAGGCTGGTGACGTTGTACTCGGCGGTCTTCAGGTTGTTGTCCAGCACTTCCTGGCGTTCGGCGAACACCCGGCGCAGGTCGTCCTCGCTGCCATAGGTGGTCAGCATCGCCTGCTCGGTGCGCTGGCGGGTCTGTTCGGCCATCAGATCCAGCTGCTGCTGCGCGGCCACCGTGCTGGCGGCGGCGCGCTCTTCGTCGGTCAACGCGCGCTGGACCTGCGCATTGCGCAGGCCACTCTTCGCGTTGAACTCCTCGCGGGCATGGTTGACCGCATCGGCCGGCAGCGAATCACTGCAGATCCGCTCCTTGCCCTCGTTCCAGCAGTACAGCTTCTTTTCCGTCTTGTCGCCGCCCCGCGGCTGCGCCGGCACGGTGAACGGTACGGCCAGCAGCAGGCCGGCAAAGAGCACAGCAGGAACTCGGGACATGACCTTTCCCCTGGGTCGGTCAGCGGATCGAACGGACGCCGTATTGGGCCCGGTAGGCTTCCAGCGGCTGCCGGTAACCCACAAGTTCCGGGTTGCCGGAGGCGAAATCAAGCAGATCGGCCAGCGATGCCACGGCGATCACCGGAATGCCTGCTTCCTCGGCCACCGACTGCGCCGCCGAACGGCGATCGGTTTCCGAAGCGATCTCCTGGCGGTCCAGCGCCACCACGATGCCGGCCGGGGTGCCACCGGCGGCGCGGATGATGCCCAGCGCTTCGCGGATCGCGGTACCGGCGGTGATCACGTCGTCGACGATCAGCACGCGCTTGCCGTTCATGTCGGCGCCGATCAGCTGGCCGCCTTCACCGTGGTCCTTGGCTTCCTTGCGGTTGAACGACAGCGGCAGGTCGCGGCCACGCTGGGCCAGCTCGCAGGCCATCGCGGTGGCCAGCGGAATGCCCTTGTAGGCCGGGCCGAACACCACGTCGTACTTGATCCCGGTGGCATCGATGGCATCGGCGTAGCAGGCGCCGAGCTGCGACAGCAGCGAACCGGAGTCGAAACGACCGGCGTTGAAGAAATAGGGGCTCAGCCGGCCGGACTTGAGGGTGAACTGGCCGAAGCGCAGGGCGTCGGCGGTCAGGGCCAGCTGCAGGAAACGGTGGCGGTGGTCGCTCATCAAAACTCGATTCATCTTCATTTGGAGCACAAATCCTAATCCAGCTGGGCGTTTCGCGCTCGTCCGGGCCCGTGTGAAGGGTGTCGCGGCCCGGCCTGGCGGACTGCGCAGCCCCGCGGGCAACCGGTATGCTTGCCCGGTTTCCCGCCGTAGGTCCCCCGCATGCGCATCATCAGTTTCAACGCCAATGGCATCCGTTCCGCCGCGACCAAGGGCTTCCTCGACTGGTTCCGGTCCCAGGACGCCGACGTCCTGTGCATCCAGGAGACCAAGGCCCAGGAAGACCAGCTGACCGACCCGATGTTCCGCCCGGACGGCCACCACTGCTTCTACCGCGACGCCATCACCAAGAAGGGCTACAGCGGCGTGGCGATCTACAGCAAGC
Coding sequences:
- the kdpB gene encoding potassium-transporting ATPase subunit KdpB, with the translated sequence MSTQASSTRSTHAARPALLDGAGLRRALVEAVRKLSPMHLVRSPVMAVVMAGTIVAAIVTLAGNAPLGFGLAVTAILLVTVLFGNFAEAVAEARGRGQAASLRRARQDLVARRLATPQPGAAETQVPAAELRPGDHVIVSAGELVPADGEIVQGLATINEAAVTGESAPVLREAGTDRSGVIGGTKVLSDQIIVRVTAEPGHSFLDRMIALVEGANRQKTPNEIALTLLLAAMTLTFLVVVATLPAIGASVGVKVDPLLLIALLVCLIPTTIGGLLPAIGIAGMNRALAANVLAKSGKAVEVAGDVDVLLLDKTGTITYGDRQASHFHPLAGIDASQLREAALLSSLADPTPEGKSIVRLAREQGCATAEPDHADYLAFSAQTRMSGVDLEHGRQIRKGAADAIRAHVQALGGSVPAELAGRVEQVARNGATPLVVAEGRHVLGVIELSDVVKHGMREKFAQLRAMGIRTVMITGDNPLTAAAIAAEAGVDDYIAEARPEDKLARIRQEQAGGRLVAMVGDGTNDAPALAQADIGLAMNSGTQAAKEAGNMVDLDSDPAKLLAVVEVGKQQLITRGALTTFSLANDVSKYFAILPALFAAAVPTMAALNVMQLSSPRNAVLAALIFNALVIPALIPLALRGVRFRPATATALLRRNMLVYGLGGVLLPFAAIKAIDLLLVLVFGA
- the kdpA gene encoding potassium-transporting ATPase subunit KdpA, translating into MTEMLVIIAASLLLAWPLGLYLARVMRGTPMKVDVLFHWIEKPLYRVFGVDPSRSMSWRGYVLAFVLSNVVVAVLTQAVFMTQAWLPLNPDQIPNMRWDTALHTMISFLTNTNQQHYSGQAQLSYLSQMTGITGLQVVTPMMGLALAVATLRALFSRAPQAAATGTGDDRQVAVGNYYVDVVRLCVRFLLPLCLVWTLLLTSQGVPSTMAGGPQATPIDASAGMAEQKLPLGPVAAMVAAKQLGANGGGWYGPNSSFPLENPTPVSNALEILGILLVPMAVIFMIGAFTGRRRFGALVFSCMLGMSLLSTGAMMWSEGHSASAATPLLMEGKEVRFGADGTALWAAVTTQVSNGSVNGMHDSLAPLSGGIAMVNMLVSAIWGGIGCGLQQFIVYLLLGVFLAGLMTGRTPELFGRKLETPQVRLLALLVLLQPITLLVFTAITLAVPGLAGTSNPGFHGISQVFYEYVSAYANNGSGFEGLGDATLWWNLSCSLVLLLGRFPLLIIPLVVAAQLAAKRQAPESAGSLQIETPTFALTLVSVIVILTVLQFMPALVLGPIADHLSLGLH
- a CDS encoding potassium-transporting ATPase subunit F, whose protein sequence is MSPWLSLLCGVLVLVAAAYLLYVVLRPESF
- the pyrE gene encoding orotate phosphoribosyltransferase — its product is MSDHRHRFLQLALTADALRFGQFTLKSGRLSPYFFNAGRFDSGSLLSQLGACYADAIDATGIKYDVVFGPAYKGIPLATAMACELAQRGRDLPLSFNRKEAKDHGEGGQLIGADMNGKRVLIVDDVITAGTAIREALGIIRAAGGTPAGIVVALDRQEIASETDRRSAAQSVAEEAGIPVIAVASLADLLDFASGNPELVGYRQPLEAYRAQYGVRSIR